Within Protaetiibacter intestinalis, the genomic segment CCGCCGTTCGCGCTCGCTGCGGCGCTGCTCGGCGGCCCAGGCGGCGCGCTGAGTCTGCCAGGCGTCCTGGCGCTCCCGCCACGCCGCGAGCTCCTCGTCGGAGACGTCGGCCGGCGGCGCGGGCGGCTCGCCCGGGTCGGTCACGGGGGCGCTCGCCGGGGCGGCCGCGGATGCCAGGGCGGCATCCGCCGGCACCGTCTCGGGCGCGACCCGCGGCACCGGAACCGCGCTCGTGGACCGCTTCGCCAGCCACACGACCACCACGATCGCGCCGATCAGCAGCACCCCGGTCCAGGCGATCCGTCCGAAGGCGCCGCCCCATCCGAGGTCGTTCCAGTACAGCGCCCCCGCGTACCAGAAGCTCTGCGTGAGCGGCAGGAACGACAGCAGGAACACACCCAGGATGCCGGGCAGCGCCCGCGTGACGCGCCCGTGGCCGAGCTGCTGGGCGTGGATGACGCCCTGCTCGTCGGGCAGCAGGAACCAGGCGATCGCGTAGAGCAGCGCCACGGGCGCTCCGACCACGGCGAGCACGACGGCGATGCCGCGCACGATGAGCGGGTCGATGCCGAGACGGTCGGCGACGCCCGCGCACACCCCGCCGAGCCAGCCGGCGCGGCGCGGCAGCGCGAGCCCGCGCATCCAGGCGAAGAAACGGCTCTCGACAGGCGGCGTCCCGGGCGTGACCTCGGGCGCGGCCTCGTCTTCAGTGGTCGCGGTGGTCGTCGCGGATGCGGCGGGTGCCTCGTCCGGGGTCTCCTCGGGCGGCGGTGTGGATGCGGTGGTGCGTCGAGCCATGCCTCGATCGTCGCCCGGCGGGCGGCGACCGCTCTATGGGGGGATGCCCTGATCGTCCCCTGAACCCTGGACACAGCGTCGCCCCCGCGTGCTTGGATCGTCGCATGACGACCGCATCCGCGCCCGCCGCGCCGCAAGCCGCCCCGGGCGCGGCGCGTGAGCCGCGGCGGCGCCCGCCGCTCGTGCGGCCGCGGGCCGTGCTGCTCGGCGGGGTGAGCCTCGCGCTCGCCACCCACCTCGGTGCGCCGCTCGCGCTCATCCGCATCCTGTTCGCCGTGCCGGCGGTGATCGGGACCGTGTGGGCGGTCGTCACCCTCTGGCTCATCGGCGCTCCCTCGCTCACCCTTCTCGGCTTCGTGCCGGTACTGCTCTACGGGTGGCTGTGGGTGCTCGTGCCGCGCACCGCAGCCACCCCGGATGCCGCCCGCACGCGCCGCGCGCCCGTCGCGGTGCTGCTGTTCTCGGGCGGCGTGCTGCTCGCCCTGCTCACCCCGCTCAGCTGGGCGCCCAGCGCCCGGCCGCTGCCGATCGGTCTGGTCGAGAGCGTCGCGCTGCTGCTGGCGGCGTTCCTCTGGGCCGCGACGGTCGACGCGCGCGACCCGGTGCGTGCAGTGCGCGCCCCGCTCGTGCGCTCCCTCGTCGCCGGTTTCGTCATCCTGTTCGGGGCGGTGCTGATGTTCGCCGCCTTCCGCTCCTCGCACAGCCTCGCGGTGGTCGTCGCGGCCCTGCTCGTGCTGCTCGGGGTGGCGGGCTTCGTGGTGCCGGCGATCGTTGCGCGCTGGAGCGCGCGCAGCGCCGAGCGCGCCGCCCACGCCCGCGAGGAGCAGCGCGCCGAGATCGCCGCCCACCTGCACGACTCGGTGCTGCAGACGCTCGCCATCATCCAGAACCGCGCGGGGGCCGGATCCGAGGTGGCCCGCATCGCCCGTGCGCAGGAGCGCGAGCTGCGCGACTGGCTGTTCGCCGGTACCGACCCGTTCGCGGGCGACCTGGCGACGGCGCTGCGCACCATGGCGCGCGAGCTCGAGCTGGAGCATGCGGTGCGCATCGAGGTGGTGACGGTCGGCGAGGTCGCGGCCGTCGAGTCGCACGCGTTGGCGGCGGCCGCGCGCGAGGCGCTCGTGAATGCGGCGCGGCACGCGGGCGGCGATGTCACCGTCTACGCGGAGGCGACCCCGGATGCGGTGGAGGTGTTCGTGCGCGACCGGGGTGCGGGGTTCGACGCGGATGCGGTCCCGGCCGGGCGGCTCGGCATCCGCGAGTCGATCGTGGGGCGCATGGCGCGGGCCGGCGGCACGGCCGTCGTCGTGTCGGGGCCGGACGGCACGGAGGTGCAGCTGCGGATGCCGCGGCGCGCGCTCGGCGCGAAGGGGGGCACAGCATGACGCGCGTCATCATCGTCGACGACCACTCGATCTTCCGCACCGGGCTGCGCACCGACCTGGGCGATGCCGTGGAGGTGGTCGGCGAGGCGGGCGACGTGGATGCCGCGGTGCGCGCGATCGAGACCCTGCGACCCGAGGTGGTGCTGCTCGACGTGCACCTGCCGGGTGGCGCCGGCGGCGGGGGCGCCGAGGTGGTGCGGCGCTCGGCTGCGCTGCTGGGCGAGGTGCGCTTCCTGGCTCTCTCGGTGTCGGACTCGGCCGAGGATGTCGTGGGCGTCATCCGTGCGGGCGCCCGCGGCTACATCACGAAGGCGTCCTCGGGGGCCGAGGTGGCCTCCGCGGTCGCGACGGTGGCGGCGGGGGATGCGGTGTTCTCGCCGCGCCTGGCGGGTTTCGTGCTCGACGCCTTCGGGACCGCGGCCGGCGCGCCCGCCGTCGCGGCATCCGACGACGAGCTCGACCGGCTGTCGGCGCGCGAGCAGGAGGTGATGCGGCTGATCGCGCGCGGCTACGCCTACAAGGAGGTGGCGTCGCACCTCTACATCTCGATCAAGACGGTCGAGACGCACGTCTCCTCGGTGCTGCGGAAACTCCAGCTCTCCTCCCGCCACGAGCTCACCGCCTGGGCCCTCGAGCGCCGCCTCCTCTAGCCCACATCGCTGATGGGTCGGTTTTTGGCCCCAAACCGCCGGTTTGGGGCCAAAAACCGACCAGTCAGCGGGGGGCCAGCAGCGGGAGGGCCACGAGCACCGCGAGGGTCAGCATCACGGCCGCGATCGCGCCGTCGAGGATGCGCCAGGCGAGCGGGCGGGCGAACACCGGCGCCAGCGCCCGGGCGCCGAAGCCGAGCGTCGTGAACCACAGCACGGACGCCGCCACGATGCCCGCCCCGAACAGCCAGCGGCCGTCGCCGTGCCCGTTCGCGATAGTGCCGATGATCGCGATGTCGAGGTAGACGTGCGGATTCAGCCACGTCACCGCGAGGCACGTCGCGACCGCGGTGAGCAGCGAGCGGCGGCGGGCGGCGGCATCCGGCGCGTCCGTCACCTCGAGCGCCTGCGCGGTGCGCCGCAGCGCCCGCCGGGCCGCGAGCACCCCGTAGCTCGCGAGGAACACGGCCCCGCCGATCCGCACGGCGGTCACGAGCCACGGTGCGGCCTGCAGGACGGCGCCGGTGCCGGCGATCCCGAGCGCGATGAGCGCCACATCCGAGAGCGCGCAGATCGCCACGATCGCCACGACGTGCTCGCGCCGCAGCCCCTGCCGCAGCACGAAGGTGTTCTGCGCGCCGATGGCGACGATGGTGGCGAAGCCGAGGCCGAGCCCGGCGAGGGCGGCGGCGAGGGCGGCGGATGCGGTCACGGTGACGACGCTAAGCGCACCATAGACATCAATCCAGCTCAGGATTCTTCACCAGCATTAGCATCGCTTCAGATGAATCTCGACCGTGAACAGCTCGCCACGCTCCGCGCCGTCGTCGACGCGGGCACCTTCGACGCGGCCGCCGGCGCCCTCAACATCACCCCCTCGGCCGTGAGCCAGCGCATCAAGGCGCTCGAGCAGCAGCTCGGCCGGGTGCTCGTCGAGCGCAGCAAGCCGGTGCGCGCCACCGAGTCGGGCGAGGTGCTGCTGCGGCTCGCACGCGAGGTCGCGCTGCTCGAGGCGGATGCCGCATCCGCCCTGCGGCTCGACGGCGCCGAGGCGGGCTGGACGACCGTGCCGCTCGCGGTCAACGCCGACTCGCTCACGAGCTGGTTCCTGCCGGCGCTCGCGCCCGTCTGCGCCGCGCACCGCATCGTGCTCGACCTGCATCGCGAAGACCAGGACCGCACCGCCGAGCTGCTCGTCTCGGGCCGGGTCATGGCGGCCGTCACCTCGCAGCGCGAGCCGGTGCCGGGCTGCACCTCGACCCCGCTCGGCGTGCTCGTCTACCGGCCCGCGGCATCCCGCGAGTTCGCGGCGCGGTGGTTCCCCGGGGGGGCGGATGCGGCCTCCCTCGCGCGCGCCCCGCTCGTCGACTTCGACCACGACGACGAGCTGCAGTCGCGCTACCTGCGCCGCGCGAGCAGGCGCGCCCTCGACCCTCCGCGGCACTACGTCTCGGGCTCGGGCGACTTCCTGCAGGCGATCGCGCTCGGCCTCGGCTGGGGCATGCTGCTCGACTCCCAGCTCGCGGATGCCGCGCCCGGCGCCTTCGTCGAGCTCGATCCCGCGGGCCCGGGCGTCGCGGTGCCGCTGTTCTGGCAGCAGTGGAAGCTGCACTCTCCGACGCTCGACGCCGTCGCCGAGGCGGTCATCGCATCCGCCCGCGCCTCCCTGCGCCCCCGCTGATCCCGCGCCCCCATCGCTGACCGGTCGGTTTCTGGCCCCAAAGCCATCCGATGGGGCCAGAAACCGACCACTCAGCGACCTGGGTGGAGGCGCTGACAGCGGGTACCGGCGGATGCCGTATGCTTGTGCAGGTTGCCTCGAACCCCATACTTCGTCATGCCCGGATGCGGGAGGGCGGAAACGGGAGGCGAGCGACATAGGGCGGTGGCTCAATTGGTAGAGCAGCGGTCTCCAAAACCGCAGGTTGCAGGTTCGAGTCCTGTCCGCCCTGCAAGTCCTGCGTACGCGAGTGCGCAGGATCGTCGGCCGAAAGGGTAGTGAGAGTGGCACGCAAGGTGATCGACGAGCCCAGTGAGGATGTCGTCGCGACCGCCAAGCGCGAGCGCGCGGAGCGGAAGAACCCGTTCGCCCGGATCGCCCTCTTCGTGCGGCAGGTCATCGCCGAACTGAAGAAGGTCGTCACCCCGACCCGCCGCGAACTGTTCAGCTTCACCGGTGTCGTGCTGGTGTTCGTGATCATCATGATGGCGCTCGTGTGGGGCCTCGACCAGGGCTTCGCGGCGCTGGTGAACTGGATGTTCGGTAGCGACACCCTCGGCTGATAGCGACGCGACGACCCCCCACGCAAGGAAAGAAAGCACTGTGACCGAAGAAGAGCGCGACATCGACCTCGCGACCGCAGCCGAGCAGTCCTCCGAGGAGGACGAGGCCCAGGAGGGCAACGTGCTCGCCGAGGAGGAGCGCGCCAGCGAGTCCGCCGAGCACCGCGCCCTGCACATCGTGGACGAGTCCGAGGACATCGAGTCGGGTCTCGAGAGCGCCCTCGACGCCCTCGAGGCCGCATCCGACCCCGAGGCGGATGCCATCGTCGACGACGCGCTCGACATCGACTCCGCGGAGGAGGCCGAGGCCGCCTTCGCCGCCACCTCCGCCGAGGAGGTCGACGAGGAGCCCGAGGAGGTCGAGGTCGACCCCTACGCCGAGTTCCGTGCGGAGCTGCGCGCCAAGCTCGGCAAGTGGTACGTGATCCACTCCTATGCCGGGTTCGAGAAGCGCGTCAAGCAGAACATCGAGTCCCGTCGCACCTCGATGGCCATGGAGGACTACGTCTTCGAGGTCCAGGTGCCGATGGAGGACGTCGTCGAGATCAAGAACGGCCAGCGCAAGCTCGTCAACCGCGTGCGCATCCCCGGCTACGTGCTCGTGCGCATGGACCTCAACGAGGACAGCTGGTCGGTCGTGCGTCACACGCCGGGCGTCACCGGCTTCGTCGGCAACTCGCACAATCCGACCCCGCTGCGGTTCGAGGAGGCCTTCAACATGCTGAAGAGCCTCGTGCAGGTCGTGGAGGCCCCCGTCAAGGGCGGCGCTGCGGCGAAGGGCGGCAAGGCGGCCCCGCGCGTCATCCCGGCCGAGATCGACTTCGAGGTGGGCGAGACCATCACCATCAAGGAGGGCTCGTTCGCGGGCCTTCCCGGCACGATCTCCGAGATCAAGCCGGAGTCGGGCAAGCTCACCGTGCTCGTCTCGCTCTTCGAGCGCGAGACCCCGGTCGAGCTGTCGTTCGACCAGGTCACGAAGCTCTAGACCGGCTCCACCGTCACCGCGGTCCCGTAGGCGCACGCCTCGGAGACCTCGCCGAACTCGTTCGAGTCGAAGCGCATCCCGATCACCGCGTTCGCGCCGCGCTGCACCGCGTCCGCCCACATCCGGTTGACGGCCTCCTGGCGGTTCTCCCACATGAGTTTCGAGTAGGCCGGGATCTCGCCGCCGCCCATCGAGCCGAACCCGGCGCTGAGTCCCTCGCCGGGGCTCAGGGTGCGCACGATCGTGCCGAGCACGTGCCCGTGCGCCTGGGTGATGCGGTAGCCGGGGATCTCGTCGGATGTGACCACGAACATGCGCTCATGATGTCATCCCGCGCCACACTTCGGCGTGGCGCGCCCGTGAGTGCAGCGGCGCGACCGCGCTCGTGCCGCGGAGCGTGCGCGGCGGATTACCGCCGCGCCAGAAGCAACAGCCCGCCGAGGCCGATCATCATGGCGCCGCCGGTGGCGCGCAGGCGCCCGATGCGGCGCGGCGAGGTGGCGAACCAGGCGCGGGCGGTGCCGGCGGCGAGCGCCCAGCACGAGTCGCAGATGAGCGCGAGCACCACGAACACCACCCCGAGTTCGGCGAGCTGCAGGGGGATCGAGCCCGCGTGGTAGTCGACGAACTGGGGCAGCACCGCCACGAAGAACGCGATCGTCTTGGGGTTGGTGACGCCCACGACGAAGCCCTCGCCGAGCAGCCGCCAGGCGGACCGCGGGCGCGCCGCCTCCTCGTGCGGCACCTCGTTCCGGTGCCGGATCGCCTGGATGCCGAGGTAGACGAGGTAGCCCGCGCCGATCACCTTGATGATCGTGAAGATCACCGCCGACTCGGCCACGAGCGCCCCGACGCCGAGGGCGACGAGCGTCAGCAGGGGCAGCATCCCGAGGGCGTTGCCGACGACGCTCAGCACGCCGGCGAGGCGGCCGTAGGCGATCGAGCGTCCGATCACGAACAGGATGCTGGGGCCGGGCAGCAGGATGAGCAGCACGGCGGCGATCGCGAACGCGCCGAGGGATGCTGCGGGGACCATGACGAGAGCGTAGTGCGCGACGCGGATGTCGCGTACACTAGACAGGTTGTCTGTGCGCTTTCGTGCGCCCGCGACCGTCCACCGCATCCGACCGGATGGCGGGAGAGTGAGGCCCCGCCTCGTTCGACAGAGAGAAAAGGAATATGGCACCGAAGAAGAAGGTGACCGGCCTGATCAAGCTCCAGATCAACGCCGGCGCCGCCAACCCGGCCCCGCCCATCGGCCCGGCCCTGGGTCAGCACGGCGTGAACATCATGGAGTTCTGCAAGGCCTACAACGCCGCCACCGAGAACCAGCGTGGCAACGTCATCCCGGTCGAGATCACCGTCTACGAGGACCGCTCGTTCACGTTCATCCTCAAGACCCCGCCCG encodes:
- a CDS encoding ATP-binding protein; protein product: MTTASAPAAPQAAPGAAREPRRRPPLVRPRAVLLGGVSLALATHLGAPLALIRILFAVPAVIGTVWAVVTLWLIGAPSLTLLGFVPVLLYGWLWVLVPRTAATPDAARTRRAPVAVLLFSGGVLLALLTPLSWAPSARPLPIGLVESVALLLAAFLWAATVDARDPVRAVRAPLVRSLVAGFVILFGAVLMFAAFRSSHSLAVVVAALLVLLGVAGFVVPAIVARWSARSAERAAHAREEQRAEIAAHLHDSVLQTLAIIQNRAGAGSEVARIARAQERELRDWLFAGTDPFAGDLATALRTMARELELEHAVRIEVVTVGEVAAVESHALAAAAREALVNAARHAGGDVTVYAEATPDAVEVFVRDRGAGFDADAVPAGRLGIRESIVGRMARAGGTAVVVSGPDGTEVQLRMPRRALGAKGGTA
- a CDS encoding LuxR C-terminal-related transcriptional regulator, coding for MTRVIIVDDHSIFRTGLRTDLGDAVEVVGEAGDVDAAVRAIETLRPEVVLLDVHLPGGAGGGGAEVVRRSAALLGEVRFLALSVSDSAEDVVGVIRAGARGYITKASSGAEVASAVATVAAGDAVFSPRLAGFVLDAFGTAAGAPAVAASDDELDRLSAREQEVMRLIARGYAYKEVASHLYISIKTVETHVSSVLRKLQLSSRHELTAWALERRLL
- a CDS encoding LysE/ArgO family amino acid transporter, translating into MTASAALAAALAGLGLGFATIVAIGAQNTFVLRQGLRREHVVAIVAICALSDVALIALGIAGTGAVLQAAPWLVTAVRIGGAVFLASYGVLAARRALRRTAQALEVTDAPDAAARRRSLLTAVATCLAVTWLNPHVYLDIAIIGTIANGHGDGRWLFGAGIVAASVLWFTTLGFGARALAPVFARPLAWRILDGAIAAVMLTLAVLVALPLLAPR
- a CDS encoding LysR family transcriptional regulator ArgP; this translates as MNLDREQLATLRAVVDAGTFDAAAGALNITPSAVSQRIKALEQQLGRVLVERSKPVRATESGEVLLRLAREVALLEADAASALRLDGAEAGWTTVPLAVNADSLTSWFLPALAPVCAAHRIVLDLHREDQDRTAELLVSGRVMAAVTSQREPVPGCTSTPLGVLVYRPAASREFAARWFPGGADAASLARAPLVDFDHDDELQSRYLRRASRRALDPPRHYVSGSGDFLQAIALGLGWGMLLDSQLADAAPGAFVELDPAGPGVAVPLFWQQWKLHSPTLDAVAEAVIASARASLRPR
- the secE gene encoding preprotein translocase subunit SecE, encoding MARKVIDEPSEDVVATAKRERAERKNPFARIALFVRQVIAELKKVVTPTRRELFSFTGVVLVFVIIMMALVWGLDQGFAALVNWMFGSDTLG
- the nusG gene encoding transcription termination/antitermination protein NusG translates to MTEEERDIDLATAAEQSSEEDEAQEGNVLAEEERASESAEHRALHIVDESEDIESGLESALDALEAASDPEADAIVDDALDIDSAEEAEAAFAATSAEEVDEEPEEVEVDPYAEFRAELRAKLGKWYVIHSYAGFEKRVKQNIESRRTSMAMEDYVFEVQVPMEDVVEIKNGQRKLVNRVRIPGYVLVRMDLNEDSWSVVRHTPGVTGFVGNSHNPTPLRFEEAFNMLKSLVQVVEAPVKGGAAAKGGKAAPRVIPAEIDFEVGETITIKEGSFAGLPGTISEIKPESGKLTVLVSLFERETPVELSFDQVTKL
- a CDS encoding YbjQ family protein, which encodes MFVVTSDEIPGYRITQAHGHVLGTIVRTLSPGEGLSAGFGSMGGGEIPAYSKLMWENRQEAVNRMWADAVQRGANAVIGMRFDSNEFGEVSEACAYGTAVTVEPV
- a CDS encoding LysE family translocator, which encodes MVPAASLGAFAIAAVLLILLPGPSILFVIGRSIAYGRLAGVLSVVGNALGMLPLLTLVALGVGALVAESAVIFTIIKVIGAGYLVYLGIQAIRHRNEVPHEEAARPRSAWRLLGEGFVVGVTNPKTIAFFVAVLPQFVDYHAGSIPLQLAELGVVFVVLALICDSCWALAAGTARAWFATSPRRIGRLRATGGAMMIGLGGLLLLARR
- the rplK gene encoding 50S ribosomal protein L11, producing the protein MAPKKKVTGLIKLQINAGAANPAPPIGPALGQHGVNIMEFCKAYNAATENQRGNVIPVEITVYEDRSFTFILKTPPAAELIKKAAGVQKGSSTPHTVKVAKLTREQVRAIAEQKQVDLNANDLDAAEKIIAGTARSMGITVEA